A window of Mangifera indica cultivar Alphonso chromosome 13, CATAS_Mindica_2.1, whole genome shotgun sequence contains these coding sequences:
- the LOC123195174 gene encoding uncharacterized protein LOC123195174 isoform X3 — translation MHGSRGCFGCLTKSTQITSMDEPLDRLKIQRKTVKKPSIDDFWSSSSGEVDNNEIQSRIVSSVCASNQSLHTVNGSGSTSMPSEFVNHGLLLWNQTRQQWLANKSSQSRKQVQEPTISWNASYESSLGTSKPFAQPVPLPETVDFLVDVWKKEGLYD, via the exons ATGCATGGG AGCAGAGGCTGTTTTGGATGCTTAACTAAAAGCACACAGATTACTTCCATGGATGAGCCATTAGACAGATTGAAAATTCAACGAAAAACAGTGAAGAAACCTAGCATAGACGATTTCTGGAGCTCTAGCAGTGGTGAGGTGGACAACAATGAGATTCAGTCCAGAATTGTGTCATCAGTTTGTGCATCAAACCAATCCCTTCATACTGTCAATGGTTCTGGTAGCACAAGCATGCCTTCTGAATTTGTGAATCATG GTCTTCTTCTCTGGAACCAGACACGGCAGCAATGGCTTGCAAACAAAAGTTCTCAAAGTCGAAAGCAAGTTCAAGAACCTACAATAAG TTGGAATGCTTCTTACGAAAGTTCACTGGGAACTAGCAAGCCTTTTGCTCAACCAGTCCCTCTCCCG GAAACGGTGGATTTTCTTGTTGATGTTTGGAAAAAGGAGGGTTTGTATGACTGA
- the LOC123194471 gene encoding phospholipase D alpha 1-like: protein MLKSLSSKPQWNEFFRIYCAHLTSSVVFSIKNDNPIGATLIGRAHVPAEDLVRANTVDRWVPIVDEDFNPILGGSKIHVKLEYVDVAKENYWSQGIGSPHYGGVLSAFFNQRQGCMVTLYQDAHVQEEFRPPILLSGGIQYEFPRCWEDIFYAINNAKHLIYITGWSVYVEITLIRDGQERPKIKLGDLLKKKANEGVTVLMLVWDDRSSVGDLKKDGLMATHDQETADYFRNTNVKCVLCPRDAGGNRNKIQGYEIATLFTHHQKTLVVDSEIPGGASQKRRIVSFVGGIDLCDGRYDIQIHPLFATLKTNSLHHEDFHQPNFPGSSIKKGGPREPWHDIHCKLEGPVAWDVLFNFEQRWKKQADAKFLIPKERFDEIIIHPTSLSMASNPESWNVQLFRSIDGGAAYGFPTNVQEAYKVGLVTGKGRVIDRSIQDAYINAIRRAKNFIYIENQYFLGSSYSWLSKDIKVEDIAALHLIPKELSLKIVSKIEAGERFAVYIVIPMWPEGIPESGSVQAILDWQRRTIEMMYYDIAQALKKRRLNAHPKEYLSFFCLGNREKRMPGEYVPPETPEPGSDYQRAQQARRFMIYVHAKVMIVDDEYIIIGSANINQRSMDGGRDTEIAMGAFQPRHLTTPYEPARGQTYGFRMALWYEHLGLLHNSFNHPESLQCIQTVNQFATDLWGLYNSNTLDDNLPGHLLPYPIEVTNDGVVKTILGFEIFPDTKAHVFGNKSEYLPPILTT, encoded by the exons ATGCTGAAATCTCTATCCTCGAAACCCCAATGGAATGAGTTTTTTCGCATATACTGTGCCCATTTGACCTCAAGCGTtgtattttcaataaaaaatgacaatccTATTGGAGCAACACTTATTGGAAGAGCTCATGTACCGGCTGAGGATCTTGTCAGGGCGAATACAGTGGACAGATGGGTTCCAATTGTTGACGAAGATTTTAATCCTATATTAGGAGGCTCCAAAATTCATGTTAAGTTGGAATATGTTGATGTTGCTAAGGAGAATTACTGGTCTCAAGGAATTGGAAGTCCTCACTATGGGGGAGTTCTTTCAGCATTCTTTAATCAGCGACAGGGTTGCATGGTTACTTTGTATCAAGATGCTCATGTTCAAGAAGAATTCAGGCCTCCAATCCTTCTATCTGGCGGAATCCAATATGAATTTCCCAGATGTTGGGAGGACATCTTCTATGCAATCAATAATGCCAAGCATTTGATTTATATAACTGGCTGGTCTGTGTATGTTGAAATAACTCTGATAAGGGATGGGCAGGAGAGACCGAAAATCAAGCTTGGGGATTTGCTGAAGAAGAAAGCCAATGAAGGTGTGACAGTTTTGATGCTTGTTTGGGATGACAGGTCTTCAGTTGGAGATTTAAAGAAGGATGGTTTGATGGCAACTCATGACCAAGAAACAGCAGATTATTTTCGCAACACAAATGTTAAATGTGTATTGTGCCCTCGTGATGCTGGCGggaatagaaataaaattcaagGTTATGAAATAGCGACCCTATTTACTCACCATCAAAAGACTTTGGTCGTTGACAGCGAAATTCCCGGGGGAGCATCACAAAAGAGAAGGATTGTGAGTTTTGTTGGTGGCATTGATCTTTGTGATGGGAGATATGATATACAAATACATCCCCTTTTCGCGACCTTGAAAACCAACTCATTGCACCATGAGGATTTCCACCAGCCCAACTTTCCAGGTTCTTCTATAAAGAAAGGCGGTCCAAGAGAGCCGTGGCATGACATTCATTGCAAACTAGAAGGTCCCGTTGCATGGGATGTGTTATTCAATTTTGAGCAAAGGTGGAAAAAGCAGGCTGACGCCAAGTTTCTGATTCCCAAGGAGAGGTTTGACGAAATCATAATCCATCCAACTTCATTAAGTATGGCATCAAATCCCGAATCATGGAATGTCCAGCTATTTCGATCTATCGATGGTGGTGCTGCTTATGGTTTCCCCACTAATGTTCAAGAAGCATACAAAGTTGGCCTTGTTACAGGGAAAGGTCGAGTGATTGATAGAAGCATTCAAGATGCATACATCAATGCCATTCGTCGAGCAAAGAACTTTATTTACATtgaaaaccaatattttttGGGAAGCTCGTACAGTTGgctttcaaaagatataaaagTTGAAGATATCGCTGCTTTGCATCTCATACCAAAGGAGCTTTCTCTGAAGATTGTTAGCAAGATAGAAGCAGGGGAGAGATTTGCTGTGTACATTGTGATTCCAATGTGGCCCGAAGGAATACCTGAGAGTGGTTCTGTGCAGGCAATATTAGATTGGCAAAGAAGAACAATTGAAATGATGTATTATGATATTGCTCAAGCCCTTAAAAAGAGAAGACTTAATGCACATCCCAAAGAGTATTTATCATTCTTTTGCCTTGGAAATCGTGAGAAAAGAATGCCGGGAGAATATGTACCTCCAGAGACACCAGAGCCAGGTAGTGATTATCAGAGAGCTCAACAGGCTCGGCGTTTCATGATCTACGTTCATGCAAAAGTGATGATAG TTGATGATGAATACATAATCATTGGATCTGCCAATATCAATCAGAGGTCAATGGACGGTGGAAGAGACACAGAGATCGCAATGGGAGCCTTTCAGCCACGTCATTTAACGACTCCTTATGAACCAGCCAGGGGTCAAACATATGGATTCAGAATGGCATTATGGTACGAGCACCTTGGATTATTGCACAATTCATTCAACCATCCTGAAAGTTTGCAATGCATTCAAACAGTGAACCAGTTCGCCACTGATCTTTGGGGATTGTACAACAGCAATACCCTTGATGATAATCTTCCAGGTCACCTATTACCTTATCCCATTGAAGTTACCAACGATGGTGTTGTGAAAACTATTCTAGGATTTGAAATTTTCCCTGACACCAAGGCTCATGTGTTTGGCAACAAATCAGAATACCTTCCACCTATTCTCACCACTTAG
- the LOC123195174 gene encoding uncharacterized protein LOC123195174 isoform X1: MERCFVKKPCCSFVLFSGAYIRMHTRWLLKSFRNKFKAHFSSRGCFGCLTKSTQITSMDEPLDRLKIQRKTVKKPSIDDFWSSSSGEVDNNEIQSRIVSSVCASNQSLHTVNGSGSTSMPSEFVNHGLLLWNQTRQQWLANKSSQSRKQVQEPTISWNASYESSLGTSKPFAQPVPLPETVDFLVDVWKKEGLYD, from the exons ATGGAGAGATGTTTTGTGAAGAAACCATGTTGTTCATTTGTTCTGTTTTCTGGAGCTTATATCCGTATGCATACACGTTGGTTGTTAAAATCATTTAGGAACAAATTCAAGGCTCATTTCAGT AGCAGAGGCTGTTTTGGATGCTTAACTAAAAGCACACAGATTACTTCCATGGATGAGCCATTAGACAGATTGAAAATTCAACGAAAAACAGTGAAGAAACCTAGCATAGACGATTTCTGGAGCTCTAGCAGTGGTGAGGTGGACAACAATGAGATTCAGTCCAGAATTGTGTCATCAGTTTGTGCATCAAACCAATCCCTTCATACTGTCAATGGTTCTGGTAGCACAAGCATGCCTTCTGAATTTGTGAATCATG GTCTTCTTCTCTGGAACCAGACACGGCAGCAATGGCTTGCAAACAAAAGTTCTCAAAGTCGAAAGCAAGTTCAAGAACCTACAATAAG TTGGAATGCTTCTTACGAAAGTTCACTGGGAACTAGCAAGCCTTTTGCTCAACCAGTCCCTCTCCCG GAAACGGTGGATTTTCTTGTTGATGTTTGGAAAAAGGAGGGTTTGTATGACTGA
- the LOC123194716 gene encoding EIN3-binding F-box protein 1-like — translation MSKLLAFSGNDDFCPGGPVYPNPKDSSVFLSLGYHLDVYFPPRKRSHICAPFVFSEERSEKKHVSIEVLPDECLFEIFRRLPGGKEKSACACVSKRWLSLVSNIRRDEFSNRSSKPEAEIIEKKADAEDVGVEDDGYLSRSLEGKKATDIRLAALAVGTSNRGGLGKLFIRGSNSSRGTTNAGLRAIACGCPSLKVLSLWNVSSAGDEGLFEIASGCHHLQKLDLCQCPNITDKALIAVAKNCLSLTDLTIESCSRIGNEGLQAIGQCCPNLKSISIKDCPLVGDQGIASLLSSAANSLLKVKLQRLNITDVSLAVVGHYGKAVTDLTLTGLSHVGERGFWVMGSGHGLQKLKSLTITSCGGVTDLGLEAVGKGCPNLKQFCLRKCSFLSDNGLISFAKAAVSLESLQLEECHRISQFGLFGSLLNCGAKLKTISLASCLGMKILNLSVPLSSPCKSLLSLSIRNCPGFGDASLAMLAKLCPQLQHVDLSGLQGITDAGVLPLVESSEAGLVKVNLSGCVNVTDKVVSSMTDLHGWTLEMLNLDGCKQISDASLVSIANNCLLLSDLDVSKCAITDLGISSLAQASHLNLQILSMSGCPLISDRSLNALRKMGQTLLGLNLRNCNAISSSTIDFLLEQLWRCDILS, via the exons ATGTCTAAGCTCCTTGCTTTCTCTG GTAATGATGATTTTTGCCCTGGGGGGCCAGTATACCCAAACCCCAAGGATTCGAGCGTCTTTCTGTCCCTTGGGTATCATTTGGATGTGTATTTTCCTCCTCGCAAGAGGTCTCACATTTGTGCTCCATTTGTTTTCAGCGAAGAGAGATCTGAGAAGAAACATGTCTCTATTGAAGTCCTGCCTGATGAATGTCTCTTTGAGATCTTCAGACGTTTGCCTGGAGGCAAGGAGAAGAGTGCCTGTGCATGTGTTTCCAAGCGCTGGCTTTCTCTTGTAAGCAATATCCGTAGAGACGAGTTTAGCAACAGATCTTCAAAGCCTGAAGCTGagattattgaaaagaaagcagATGCTGAAGATGTGGGTGTTGAGGATGATGGATACCTCTCCAGGAGCTTGGAAGGAAAGAAAGCTACAGATATTAGACTTGCTGCTTTGGCTGTTGGAACTTCTAATCGTGGAGGATTGGGAAAACTTTTTATCCGTGGAAGCAATTCTAGTCGTGGCACGACGAACGCTGGCCTTAGGGCGATTGCCTGTGGCTGCCCATCTCTAAAGGTTCTCTCCTTGTGGAATGTGTCTTCTGCAGGGGATGAAGGTCTTTTTGAGATTGCTAGTGGATGTCACCACTTACAGAAGCTTGACCTTTGCCAGTGTCCTAATATTACTGACAAGGCTTTGATTGCAGTTGCAAAGAACTGCCTGAGTTTGACTGATCTGACCATAGAGTCTTGCTCCAGAATTGGCAATGAAGGTTTGCAAGCTATTGGGCAATGCTGCCCCAATCTGAAGTCCATTTCAATCAAAGACTGCCCTCTCGTTGGGGATCAGGGAATCGCAAGCTTGTTGTCTTCAGCCGCTAATTCCCTGTTGAAAGTGAAGCTTCAAAGGTTGAACATCACTGATGTTTCACTTGCTGTTGTTGGACACTATGGCAAGGCAGTCACTGATCTTACCCTCACTGGCCTTTCACATGTGGGTGAGAGAGGCTTCTGGGTTATGGGCTCTGGTCATGGGTTGCAGAAGTTGAAGTCTTTGACAATTACATCCTGCGGAGGAGTAACAGATCTGGGCCTTGAAGCTGTGGGAAAGGGTTGCCCAAACTTAAAACAATTCTGCCTCCGAAAATGTTCGTTCTTGTCTGACAATGGGCTGATCTCTTTTGCCAAAGCTGCAGTATCACTTGAAAGTCTTCAATTGGAGGAGTGCCACAGGATTTCCCAATTTGGGCTTTTTGGTTCTCTTTTGAACTGTGGTGCAAAGCTGAAGACCATTTCCCTAGCGAGCTGCTTGGGGATGAAGATCTTAAATCTGTCAGTACCTTTGTCATCTCCTTGCAAATCCTTGTTATCATTGTCCATTCGTAACTGCCCTGGATTTGGTGATGCAAGCCTCGCCATGTTGGCGAAGTTGTGCCCTCAGTTGCAGCATGTGGACTTAAGTGGACTTCAGGGAATAACAGATGCTGGAGTTTTACCTCTAGTTGAAAGCTCTGAAGCTGGCCTGGTGAAGGTTAATCTTAGTGGTTGTGTGAATGTGACAGACAAAGTTGTTTCATCCATGACTGATCTACATGGTTGGACTCTTGAAATGCTCAACCTTGATGGTTGTAAACAAATCAGTGATGCAAGCTTGGTGTCAATTGCAAATAACTGCCTGCTTCTCAGTGATCTTGATGTCTCAAAGTGTGCGATCACTGATTTGGGAATTTCATCTCTAGCTCAAGCAAGCCACCTCAACCTGCAGATCCTTTCCATGTCAGGATGCCCCTTGATTTCAGACAGGAGCTTGAATGCTCTCAGGAAGATGGGTCAAACCCTTTTGGGATTAAATCTCCGGAACTGCAACGCAATCAGCAGCAGCACCATTGATTTTCTTTTGGAGCAGTTGTGGAGGTGTGATATCCTTTCATAA
- the LOC123195174 gene encoding uncharacterized protein LOC123195174 isoform X2 produces the protein MQFCRYVPPWICHLFACMGGCFGCLTKSTQITSMDEPLDRLKIQRKTVKKPSIDDFWSSSSGEVDNNEIQSRIVSSVCASNQSLHTVNGSGSTSMPSEFVNHGLLLWNQTRQQWLANKSSQSRKQVQEPTISWNASYESSLGTSKPFAQPVPLPETVDFLVDVWKKEGLYD, from the exons ATGCAATTCTGTAGATACGTCCCGCCTTGGATCTGTCATCTTTTTGCATGCATGGG AGGCTGTTTTGGATGCTTAACTAAAAGCACACAGATTACTTCCATGGATGAGCCATTAGACAGATTGAAAATTCAACGAAAAACAGTGAAGAAACCTAGCATAGACGATTTCTGGAGCTCTAGCAGTGGTGAGGTGGACAACAATGAGATTCAGTCCAGAATTGTGTCATCAGTTTGTGCATCAAACCAATCCCTTCATACTGTCAATGGTTCTGGTAGCACAAGCATGCCTTCTGAATTTGTGAATCATG GTCTTCTTCTCTGGAACCAGACACGGCAGCAATGGCTTGCAAACAAAAGTTCTCAAAGTCGAAAGCAAGTTCAAGAACCTACAATAAG TTGGAATGCTTCTTACGAAAGTTCACTGGGAACTAGCAAGCCTTTTGCTCAACCAGTCCCTCTCCCG GAAACGGTGGATTTTCTTGTTGATGTTTGGAAAAAGGAGGGTTTGTATGACTGA